The Rattus norvegicus strain BN/NHsdMcwi chromosome 9, GRCr8, whole genome shotgun sequence genome contains the following window.
ATAGCTGGCAAGGATCTTACAGACCATCCAAGCCTAAACTCATTTTATAATCAGTAGAGATTATTTTCAGTCATGGAGTAATTTGGCAAACTTTGACCCTTAGGCACCTCTCACGCCGCTTTTATTAGTGTGCATCTTTATTATGAACTGCTGACTGGTCTCTGGCTCACGGAGCCTGCCTTCAGGCTTAGTAGCCTGAGTGGAACAGGCCTcagcacagaggaaggagaaccTGCCCAGAGAAAGTGGGTGGTACTCCACGGGGGTCTGGGGTCTATGCCATGAATCTCCCACAAGTCTGGTTTATGTCTAAACTGGATCTTACAGGGATAATGGCTCCCCGAGAACCCCAGTGAAGGCAGGAGCATGTGTGAGTAGTTCAGAATTTTCCTGGGGAGGAGATTTAATTTAGTGCCAGGGGACTGGGTCGGAGAAGCCTCCAGAGGACTTTACACTTTTCCCAGAGCCTTGGGCTGGCGTATCACACCCTGAGGGTGATAGCCTCCTTGTTCATTGCTGACACTTCTTTCTCTTACTCTGAGCATCTGGACAGGTGAGGCTTATTCACCGTCTCCCTGTGCCCGGTGCTCAGCACGGGGCTGTTGCTTAATAACTGCTCCAGGAGGGTAGGAAGAAGTGAGAGAATACTTGGACATAAACAGTAGGCCTCTCTGGAGCAAATGAACTTGGTAGCCAGAGAGAATTGGTAGGAAACACACGAAATCAAGAAAGAGGACAGCCATAAAACACATCTCAGGGACAAGTAGAGAAATGTAATATGAACTATTGGACATTTCCCATTAATTTCCCGAGTACCGTATTGTTTTATAGTTACACAGAAGTTTGTGTTCACAGGAAGCACATTGTGATATGTAATTGTTTATCATATGTAATAATTGTGGAGATCGATTATTAAATATTAGCTACTGCAGGGCAAATCATTAGTGGTTGTTCATTGTGATTTGAAGGATAACATTCTTCATTCTGTTCTGTTAGCTGAATGTGCAtgggtattttattatttttattttaaagttttgtttacatttacttacttatttttgggCAGCTGGAAGGGTGGACAGGGGCATGTACCACactgtgcctgtggaggtcagagggctaCTTCCGTgagtctcctctcttctcccaccctgtgggtcctgggaacagaGCTCTGGTCACTAGGTTTGGGAGTTACCCCTGTTTCCTGCTGCGCcctctctctccagtcctcatCTTCAATACTGTAGAATAAAGATTTTCCTCAGAGTGTGTACATGTATCTACAGgggtgtgtgcgcacacgcgtgtgcttgtgtgtgtgtgtgtgtgtgtgtgtgtgtgtgcaccttaTTCATTGTGGTGTttgaagaggccagaaaaggcattgGTGCCCCTAGAGCTAGAGTTAACTGATGACTGTGagctgtgtggtgctgggaacggaaGCCAGGcccttctgcaagagcaagtgctccTAGCTGCTGAGCCCTTTTACCCAGTAATTCTTTAGGATTAATtttttggagacaaagtctcaccGTGTAGCTGTGACATCCTGGGTTTTGTTATGTACAGACACCAGTCTTGAAGTCACAgacacacctgcctctgtttaCAGAGTGCAGAGATgacatgtgtgccaccacacctggctatgtTTTGACATTCCCCGTTGCCtgcccaaactggccttgaatttatataGTCCCCTTGCCTCACCTTCCTcaatagcctttttttttttttcctttttctgattAAGTGAAGTGATGGGAGTTCAGAAGTATAGGCTGTAAATGGATATAGGATAGTGTACCCTGTAACTAATTTGCAGACAGAATATCGGTTTGACCCAGGCTAGGAAGGGACACCCATCTGGTTTGTTTGGCTGCCGGCCGGCTTCCGGGAAATAGCTGTGCACTCAGTGGCCTGTGCCTTCCTTCAACAGTGTGCAAGTATGTTGCCGTGGAGCTGAAGTCAGCTTTTGAGGAAACAGGGAAGACCAAGGAAGTGATTGACACAGGCTACGGCATTCTGGACCGGAAGGCCTCTGGAGTCAAGTACACCAAGTCGTAAGTGAATGGTGACTTAGTGGCCTGGcctgctgtttgtttttgttggggaGGGATTGGGGAAGGAGGGCATGGGTCCTATTTTCTTCCATCCAGGCAAGCCCACCACATAGTCTTTGGTCACAATAACACTCTGTTTGTCCACTGGTTCTGCCACCAACAGTTAGGTGACCTTTATAAATCCTTTCTCTGTGCCTTAGATGTCTCATGTAGAAAAACGAGACCGACGGGAGACCTGAGGAATCCTAGCCACTTGGCTCTCACAATCCAGtgtgatttatttaaaaattgctaatatggagggctggagagatggcttagtggttaagagcactgactgctcttccggaggtcctgagttcaattcccagcaaccacatgggggctcacaaccatctgtaatggaatctgatgccctcttctggtgtgtcagggacagtgtgcttatatacataaataaatagaccTTTAAAAAacttgctgggggttggggatttagctcagtggtagagcacttgcctagcaagcacaaggccctgggttcggtccccagctctgaaaaaaaaaaaaaaaaaaaaaaaaaacaacatgctGACATGGGATTaccagagttttgttttttacatgcttaattgagacagggtcttctgtgtaggcctggctgtcctgcaactcattgtgtagactgactgacctggaactcagacatgcacctgcctctgctccccaagtactggggttaaaggtgtgtgtcagcTGGATTACCAGATTTTTATTTTGTCCTGatacaaacttaaaaaaacagaaacaccTGTGTCAGTTACGATCATCCTTTAAAAATGACATGgggtgggctagagagatgggttagCACTTTAAAGCATTTTTGCTCATTGAGGagtcctggttcaattcccagcaccacacaaccatctaactccaggcccaggggatccaacatcctcttcggGCCTGCTCAGGCACTGCGTgcacgtggtacacagacacgcagaatacccacacacataaaacgtTAAAACAGTTGAAACAGTGCAAGGGCCAGCAAGGTGGATCAGCAGGTCAGGATGCTTGGCAGCAAACCTTAcactcccacagacacacaggaagacacaatttaaaaagaagcaacataggggctggggatttagctcagtggtagagcagttgcctagcaagcacaaggccctgggtttgggccccagctccgaaaaaacaaaacaaaacaaaaaaaaacaacacgaGTGTTCTGGAGAGAACTCAGCCTTAAGACAGTGGTTCTTAGCTGGGCAGTAGTAgagcacatctttaattccagcactcagagacaggcaagcagatctctgcgagttcaaagctagcctactctagctctaggacagccaaagctacaaagaagccctgtcttttttttttttttttttttttaaatgtatgtgagtacactgtagctgtcttcagacagcaccagaagagggcatcagatcccattatagatggttgtgagccaccatgtgggtgctgggatttgaactcaggacctctggaagagcagtcagtgctcttaaccactgagccatccctccaaccccaAAGCTCTGTCTTGGGAAATAAATAATAACATCAGGCAGCGGGTCTTGAGCTCCTCATGCTACGACCTTTAGCACAGTTTCTCTCGGTGTGAGGACCCcagccataacattatttttgttgctacttcataactgtagttttgttactgttatgaatcatgatgtaaatatctgatatgcaggatatctgatatgggaccccTGTGAGAGGGTTGAGACCCAAGAACCGCTGCCTTGAGGATACTTGCTGTTCCTCCAGTAGActgaagttcagttcccagagtcCATGTCAGTtgactcacagccacctgtaactctagctccgggggatccgatgcccttttctggactcCTTGGGCACATCTATACATGGGACATAAGCACAGACACCCACAACACctcaattaaaaacattttttaactaaaaaaagaaagaaagaaagaaagaaaacccaaaaggCCCGTTTTGCCATCAGAACGATGCATGTCTAGTCACAGTGAGCCTATCCCTAGCCCCTCTTGggacaaggcagaggcagggaggttcCCGGAGGTTTGGGGCCTCCTGGGTCTGCCCGATAAGTTTTGGATCTCCTAGAGCACAGAGTCGAAGAACAGAAATGCAGTGTATGAAAGGTCGTATGCCCGCAGACCTGCTCTCCCagtggaggtagaggcaggaccCTGACAAGTTTACGTCCATGTCCTACTTGGGCGTGTGTCAGCGTTAATTACCAATTTGTCAGGAATCCCCTGGGGAAGGGCCTTTGGGCATGTctgaggaattatctagattatGGTTGGCCTCTGAGAATGCCGGTGGAGGTTTAGTATTGCAAACCACTAATTATTACGTGGcaagagtttctttctttctttctttttcctggttttaCCAGACACCAGATAGGCAAGCCTTACAGCCTGACAGGGAAGCCTTACAACTTGACAGGGAAGCCTACAGCCTGACAGGGAAGCCTACAGCCTGACAGGGAAGCCTACAGCCTGACAGGGAAGCCTTAACAGCCTGATAGGGAAGCCTTAACAACATGAAAGGGAAGCCTACAGCCTGACAGGGAAGCCTTAACAACCTGACAGGGAAGCCTACAGCCTGACAGGGAAGCCTTACAGCCTGACAGGGAAGCCTACAGCCTGACAGGGAAGCCTTACAGCCTGACAGGGAAGCCTTACAGCCTGACAGGGAAGCCTTTCAGCCTGACAGGGAAGCCTTACAGCCTGACAGGGAAGCCTTACAGCCTGACAGGGAAGCCTTTCAGCCTGACAGGGAAGCCTTACAGCCTGACAGGGAAACCTTACAGCCTGACAGGGAAGCCTTACAGCCTGACAGGGAAGCCTACAGCCTGACAGGGAAGCCTACAGCCTGACAGGGAAGCCTTACAGCCTGACAGGGAAGCCTTACAACCTGACAGGGAAGCCTTACAGCCTGACAGGGAAGCCTTACAGCCTGACAGGGAAGCCTTACAGCCTGACAGGAAAACCTTACAGCCTGACAGGGAAGCCTTACAGCCTGACAGGGAAGCCTTACAACCTGACAGGGAAGCTTGGCCATCCTCAGCATAAACAGGCCTGCTAGATCCCAACAGAGAGGATGAGGTCATGACCCAGGAGGTACAGACAAATGACTTGAGAGAAGGGGCTTGCTGGGTGCCATGCGCtctcctttaatctcaggaggcagaagcaggtgggtgttgAGTCTGACACAAGCCCGGTCTCCAGACAACTGAAAGAAAGCAGTGGTTAATAGTTGGGGGATGGCTGTTGGTaaatgcttgctgtgtaagtGTGAGGCTTTGATTTTGGTCCTTAGCACCTACATAAAGCCAGGCAGAGCGGTACTCACCTCTGATCCcagtggtgggagagctgggctggAGCAAGCCCTGACACTTGCTCCTACCTCAGTCTGGTCCAGAAGGTAAGCTGCAGctttagagaaaccctgtctcaaaaaccacaaAGTGATCAAGGACACATCCACCTAATGTTGatctgcacatgcatgtgtgcgaaTACATGCGTTTCTGTACATAGACGCACACACAGGAATTTGTACACACGTGGTTAatagacaggcatggtggtgcatgcttttaattccagcactcagtggatctcagagtttgaggccagcctggtctacacagagaaactctgtctctggaagaagaaaaaaagtggttAATAAGTTGTTCCTAGGGAGCATTGGGAAAAACCTGCTCATGCTGTCTTCACTAAGAGTGGCGAGTTAGTCTGTTAAAAAATACTGGTGCCCTTTACTTTTAGGGAAAGTGGAAGTAGCCAAGGGCTTGTCTGTCATGCTGATgtcctggatttgattcctaggACCACAGACTTTCTAAAAAGCAGGAGCCGGAGGGAGGTTCAGCAGCTCAGAGGACTCGCAGCCCTTCTAGAGCACCCAACTTCAGTGTCATggcaggcagctcacagccacctgttgCTCCGAGCCAAGGAGATCCAGTGCCTTCTACTGGCCTGGATACATGAggtgtatgtgcaggtgtatgaccatacacacacacacacacacacacacacacacacacacacacacacacatacacacatacaaacacacaaatatatacacacaaacaaacatacacacacataaacatacaaacatacacacacaaacacacaaacatacacatacaaacacacacacatacaaacacacaaacaaacgtatacgcacacaaacatacacacatacacacacaaatggatattttcttaagtaaaaaaataaattgaggggttggggatttagctcagtggtagagcgcttgcctaggaagcgcaaggccctgggttcggtccccagctccgaaaaaaagaaccaaaaaaaaaaaaaaattgatttagGGTTAGACTCAGTGATAGACTTTTGCCCTAGACAAACCAagatcctgggtttgatcccacagatacacgcacacacagacccTTCCCTTAGAGCTGTTAAAACGTTGTCTCTCTGGTCTGTGTTCCAGCATTTGAGAGCCCCAGGCCAGATGACCTATCTCCCTTCCAGCTCTGCCTTCCCATTGGTGAGATGTTGGGCAGCAGGGCTGGAGGGACGGACCACTGTGCcatgaggagggaggggaactTAGCACCTCTCCTGCTGCTGTCTCGGCAGGGACTTACGGTTAATTGAAGTCACTGAGACCATATGCAAGAGGCTTCTGGACTACAGCCTGCACAAGGAGAGGACTGGCAGCAACCGGTTTGCCAAGGTTGGCTTTGTGCTTGTGCCTCATTCCCTCTGGGACTGGGCCCTCATGACTCTGAGTGtgtctgctggtgtgtgtgtgattggcaGGTCATGCCCggaccctcctcctcttcctccctccctgctgaGCACTGACTACACTGGCATAAGGTCAGGCCCAGACAGAAAGTTCCCAGCTGACAGCTCTCATGGGTCTCAAAAACACGAGGAGTCAGCAGATTCTCAGAGCGTGAGGGAGATACCAGAAGACTGGCTGGAAGGCACTAACTGCACTCAGCGCCCGCCTCCCAGATGGGACAGGCAGATAAGGGGACAGTGATTATAACTTTGTCTTTGTCACCCAGAGCCACCTCCTCAGACCCCTGCTAGGTGCCTGTGTCTGCAGTGGCTTTCCCTGGAGAAGGAGCCGCTTACAGTAGGCTCCTGTCTCTCTCCAAGTCTGCTGTGCCTGCCCCCTGCATTCTATCCAAGGATGTCCACCACAGCCCCTCAGGCCCCTAAGCATTTCAGGCAGAACTTTTGGAATTGTCTTTAAACTTAGTGAATTTAGTTAATTGATCCATGGTTGCTTCCATAAAAATACTTTCTCCTGCTCAAGTGCAGCCCGACTCACCTGTTCATCGCAGAATTTAGGAggcaggatgaccttgaactttgagaccagcttgggctacaccggagacaaagaacaaaaagaaaacaaacaaacaaacaaacaaacaaacagtagcaAACTGTTAGAAGCAGCCTGCAGGCCTGGGTCCACTAGGTGGTGCCTGTGATGTTGACAGTGTAAAGCAAAGAATGGGGCTGGTGCACAGCCGTGCTGGGgcacccaggacctctggaaaagcagtcagtgctcttaatcactgaaccgtctctccagctaTGAGTTTTAGTCCAGCATAGTCTGCATAGCAAGCTGTAGGCCAGGTAGGGCCCCATGGTGGGATTCTGTCTCCAGAACAGTGGGGGAAGCATGAGATACAAAACCAATGGCTCATTAATtactgcttctgcttctgttgaaaagtctggcaGGGCGGGCATTGCGTTTTCCTAGTTTGTTTTTTGTGGTATGGGGACGAGAGCCATAAGCCACGCTGATGCTCTTATACTGAGCTAtacccaccgtgtgtgtgtgtgtgtgtgtgtgtgtgtgtgtgtgtgtgtgtgtgtgtgtgcatgcatgcatgtttgtgtgtgtgcatgtttgtgtgtatgtgtgtgcatgtttgtgtgtgtgcatgtttgtatgtatgtgtgtgcatgtttgtgtgtgtgtgaatgtttgtgtgtgtgtgggtgtttgtgtatgtgtgtgtgagtgtttgtgtgaatgtgtgtatgtgtttgtgtgtgtgtgtgtttgtgtgtgtgcatgtttgtgtatatgtgtctgtgtgtgtgagtgtttgtgtgtgcatgtgtgtgtgtgtgtgtgtatgtgtgtgtgtgtgtgcacatggtgtgtgtgcctgtgtctatgtgtgaattCTCTCCAGGAAAGGGGAAACATGGGTAGTGGATTATTGCTGGGGGCAAGAGCACTTAGGAAGCCTGTCCAGTTTTTTCACAGCATAAAGAATCCTTTAGTTCTCAGCCGAGCTGTGTTCTTACCAAGGAAAGGCCCAAACTGGGAAGAACCTGAAGGGGCCTGGGTACAGAGGAGGGCTCCTTAGAGTAACGGACACTTGcgggatctggagagatggtcagGAGCACTTACTGCCTTGTAGAGGAaaccagatttgattcccagctccaGGTAGTGGTTCACAGGAACCAGTGGTTCATGgggcaggcaaaacacataaaaattagtgaatctgattaaaaaaaagaaaaggcacttGCAACCCTTTTTCATCCAAGAAAAAGGTGTATTGGACGGAACACTGAATAAGTATAGACATCAGACTCTCttaggccagggagatggctcagagggtgacGTATAAGGTcctgaatttggatccccaacacccatgaagcTGGGTGCAGGGGGTGGGCACAGGAGACTCCCCAGAAGCTCTAGAGCCAGcaattgagagaccctgtcccaaatggttgggggaggggaggcccaGCACCCAAGGTTCCCGCTGTCTCCACATGCATATCCACAAACATAAAACCTACAACATAGAGATTCAAACAAAAAAGTACATGTTGGTCAAGTGTTTGTACTGTGGGGTACCCCATCTCCAATGTAAATGTTTGTACTGTAGAGCATCCTTTCTACAATGCTCTTTGGAGTCAGTTTCTATTTTGACTTTGTGGTTGTGGGCACGGAGAACCTCTGCTTTACCTACGTACATATCCGGTGTGGCAGGAGTTTGTGTAGAGCCATTTCAGAACATTGGAATTCTGTCCCAAAACCAAGTCAGCCTCTACTGAACGCTTTCTATGAAACTccaggggtttttgtttgcttggtttgtttttttggtttttagagacagggtttcttcatgtagccctggctgaaacagcagggttgttttttttttgttttttgttttttttgtttttttggttctttttttcggagctggggaccgaacgcagggccttgcgcttcctaggcaagcgctctaccaccgagctaaatccccaacccccccgaaacagcagtttttaaaatttatttacttacctgtttgtttgtttatttattttgaggcagagtctctctatgacatagctctggctgccctgaaactcactgtgtagaccaggctagcctcaaactcccaaaGATCCACGtgcttctgtctcccaggtgcAGGGATTAAAGAATGGAATGTGTCCCCATGCCCaccttatctttattttatttttttttaattttgagataggatctcactatatactcctggttggcctagaactcaatatttagaacaggctggctttgaactctcaagagatccatttgcctctgtttCTGGAATCCTTGGATCAAAGTTCTGAGCTACCGTTCCCAGCCTCAAactgcagtttttaaaaaaataaaaaataaaaaaagtcaaaTATTGTAACATAATACAACCAGAAGTATTTATTTGGTACCCACAAGATAAGGAATGGTGATAGGAAAATATCTGAAGTCTTTGATTTGCATAATTACACCATTTTATTTGGACAGGAGTATCTAGCCACTAGGGTGGGAGCCAAGGACATCTTATATTCTGGGAAAGAAATCTAAGTTCAAAAGCCCAGAGAGCAACCGCAGATGGTTTCAAGCATCCAGGGGTGAGAGAACAGGTCAGGGTGTGTGTAATCGGTGGTGGAAAGCCAGCCTGAAGAGGGAGAGAGGTCAGGGCTGAGGACAGGCAGCCTTAGATGGATGCACACAGGTCTCAGACACcagaactcgggaggcagaaaTGGCGCTGCATCGTGTCTGGTCACCTCTTCCAGGGTATGTCGGAGACCTTTGAGACTCTGCACAACCTAGTCCACAAAGGGGTTAAGGTGGTGATGGACATCCCCTACGAGCTGTGGAATGAGACCTCAGCTGAAGTGGCTGACCTCAAGAAGCAGGTAagggcccctccctccctccctccctccctccctccctccctccctccctccctcggcCTGCTGCCCTTGGTAGGGTGGGCAGGACTGGTGGCCACCAAGGAAGACCACCCAGAGCCAGTCCTTTGTGTTATTAGAggtagggtctcactctgtagccctggcttacctggaactcagtatgtatagagaccaggctggcctcagactcacagaagtGTGCCTGCCTTTACAGCAAGCGAGTTGGGGTAAAAGGCGTGCCCACCATACCTGGCACCTTTGTACTTTGGTGGATCTCGGTGTTGTAGCCAAGCTCCCTTGAGAGAGTTGGGCGCTTGGCCCCACCAGTCCCTAGTGCTGTCTTCACAGTGTGATGTGCTGGTGGAGGAATTTGAAGAGGTGATCGAGGACTGGTACAGGAACCACCAGGAGGAAGACCTCACTCAGTTCCTGTGTGCCAACCATGTGCTGAAGGGCAAGGACACCAGTGAGTTGGGCCGGAGGAAGGCAGGGTGGTGGTTATCACCTCAGGGAGGTCGGGAGTGTGGGCTGGGGAAGGAGAGGCCATTTTATCTCAGGGAGCTTGAGGTGATGAGGTGAGGTAATGGCCCCAGGCCCAGGAGCAGACAGCCTGATGGCCACAGTGAGACAAGGGAATGACACGGGGTGGGTGGAAGGCACCCCTGTAACTGCTCCCCCCAGCACCCCCTTTCAGTGCTGCTCCCAAGCAGCTGGTCCTGAGGACTTTCTGCCCCTTCCCTCAGGTTGCCTGGCAGAGCGGTGGTCTGGCAAGAAGGGGGACATAGCCTCCCTGGGAGGGAAGAAATCCAAGAAGAAGCGCGGCAGGGTCAAGGGTTCCAGTGGCGGTGGCGGCAGCAGCAAGCAGAGGAAGGAACTGGGGAGCCTGGAGGAGGACGCCAACCCAGACGAGGAGGGCGTGCAGAAGGCGTCTCCCCTTCCACACAGCCCCCCTGACGAGCTGTGAGCCTAGCTTAGTGTCCATGGATCAAGACCCCAGACGAGAGCTGAAGCGCTTGGGACGTGGCTCCAGCAAGGACGGCTCTGTCCCAGTTTCCGGTCTCCTCCCTTGGCTGTGCCCTCTTTCTTCCCTTGAACAACAAGAAGTGGAAGGATCTGGGGTGCTGGGAGTCCCCAGCCCAAAGGGAAGAGCAGGAGGCGGCTCTCTTTCTATACAGCCCCCGTCATGAGTGGGTCCCACCCAGCATCCCCAGGCTGCGACTCCTGACCTTGAAGCTGACGAGCATGAGGCCCACAGGGTGCTCGCAGTGCCTCTCACCCAGGAGGGACAGAGCCCGGGAAGCACTCAGTGCAGCCTCCGTAGCCagacctgcctcttcctccaccaAGTATCCTCTCTGCCCGTCCTTGTCGGGTCTTGTCGGTCGTGAGTTTCAGAACTTTGAGGATGAACTCAGGAGGTGTGCACAAGGGGCCGGACACCACAGCTGCAGCCACTCCAGACCTGCGGAGAGGACGCCTCACCTGACGCCACCGGGAAGCAAAACCACAGCCCCCATGTCTACCCACCCTTCCTGAGGACACTCTCTGCCCAGCCCTCCTCCCCAGGGCTACCAGAGTAAACACCTTTTGGCCTTTTGGTTTGGTTCTTGGGTCctcttcagcctccagagtgcccCCTCCCATGTCCCTTTTCTGCCTATGTCCCCCAAGTCCCAGGTACTGGAAAGGCTGTCACTGTCATTGGAGGCTTAACCTGCTAGTTACTAGGAGGAGCAGGTACTGggagcacggggggggggggggggttggtttggAGTCAGTCACTCAGAGGTTCTCAGTCTTCTAACATTGCagccccttaatacagttcctcatgttgtggtgacccccatccccaaccataaaattattttcgttgctatttcctaattgtaattttgctactcttatgaatcataatgtaaatatttttggagagagaggtttgccaaaggggtcgtGACCTACGGGTTGAGAGCTGCTGGGTTAAAGGTAGGTGGCATGGGGTGAGGCTGAGCACGGTGAGTGACCCTGTCCCCCAGCTGACCCTCACACAGCAGTTGCCCGTGTTTCTCAAGGTCCTTCCCGCTCTGCTCTCCAGAGACTCTTGCGCACCGAGTCCTGGGCACCtggctgccctccctccctccctctctgccccagGGCCTTGCTGTCCCTTGTGCAGTGTTTGCCGGATGTCAGCAGCTCCTGCCCCTCCTGCTGTGTTCTGCCCTTGCCCTTGGACCTTGCTCCTGAATTGatcccctcctcttcctactgAGTGTGGCTGAGCACTGAGTCTCCTAACAAGCCTGGGTAAGCCATGCTCTCCCAGGCCAGGGCAAGCAGGAGGCCTGCCCTCTAGGGCAGGAGCGCACACCCCTCTCTGTCCTGGATGTGACAGGGATGGAGTGAGGCTCAGGGCAAGCTTGGGAGCTACTGTTGGTCTTACTGGCCGTCTAGAGCTTTTATTGTAAGCTTCAAGACACCTACCTACCTACAGTGGTTCTGAGAGGAGAACCCAAAGCCCTCCTGTTAGTAAGGGGGCTCTGACTCCAAGCTCATCATCTTTCCACTGTCCACAGCCACCAAGGCCCCTTCTGTACCTGACACTCAGAAGTTCACATTGACCTGATGTGCTTTCTTGGCCTCGATCCACCACCATTAAGACTCTTGAAAATACCAAGACAGTTGGTTACAGAAATTTagggggtggaggcaggaaggttgtAGTTTCAGGTCTTGCCTGTGCTACAGAGctagttcatggccagcctgggtaCCTTAGAGCTGCCTCACAGAAGGACTGGGGAGACAGCACATTGTTTGGTGGAtcagggggtggggcaggggcagagcacagaggccctgagttcagccCCCCAGCACTAGGATAAGAAGCAGCTGAACTCTGTACGGAACTCAGCCACCACCAGGAGCTTAGTCCCACAGACACTCATACTTCCTTGATCTGGTTCTGAATAGGACCCCTTGGGTGTAGCACTGAAGCTCCTGGGATGAGCCCCCCCTAACCCCCAGTATCCTGGGATAGGACCCAAGTGTGGAGAGTCA
Protein-coding sequences here:
- the Cnpy3 gene encoding protein canopy homolog 3 precursor, whose protein sequence is MESMSELAPRCLLLLLLLLPLLLLPAPKLGPSSAGAEETDWVRLPSKCEVCKYVAVELKSAFEETGKTKEVIDTGYGILDRKASGVKYTKSDLRLIEVTETICKRLLDYSLHKERTGSNRFAKGMSETFETLHNLVHKGVKVVMDIPYELWNETSAEVADLKKQCDVLVEEFEEVIEDWYRNHQEEDLTQFLCANHVLKGKDTSCLAERWSGKKGDIASLGGKKSKKKRGRVKGSSGGGGSSKQRKELGSLEEDANPDEEGVQKASPLPHSPPDEL